Proteins from a single region of Rhodospirillales bacterium:
- the lysA gene encoding diaminopimelate decarboxylase, with protein MDHFRYRDSCLFAEDVSLDVIAADVATPFYVYSTATVERHYRVFAEALAAFSPTVCYAVKANGNLAVIATLARMGAGADVTSGGELATALAAGIPAERIVFSGVGKSSEEMRQALRAGVLQLNVESEAELESLDAIARSLGVRAPVALRVNPDVDAHTHDKISTGRQEDKFGIEWTAAHRIYARASALPGLDVVGVAVHIGSQLTDTGPFREAFARVRDLVAMLRADGLSIRTLDLGGGLGVPYGNEGLDVPEPRAYAQAVAETVGDLGCRLIFEPGRMIVGNAGVLVTRVLRVKEGAMRTFVIVDAGMNDLMRPALYDAWHAIVPVRAPAEDTPLRTVDIVGPVCETSDTFGTGRLLAAVSAGDLLAIRTAGAYGRSMASAYNARPLAPEILVHGRRWAVVNERVTVEQMLARQHLPSWLTAGPDTRRDKTDDLAMEPAAVAAGRSR; from the coding sequence TTGGACCATTTCCGCTATCGGGATTCCTGCCTGTTCGCCGAGGACGTCTCGCTCGACGTCATCGCCGCCGACGTCGCGACCCCGTTCTACGTCTATTCGACGGCAACCGTGGAAAGGCACTACCGCGTCTTCGCCGAAGCACTGGCGGCTTTCTCGCCCACGGTCTGCTATGCGGTGAAGGCGAACGGCAACCTTGCCGTCATTGCCACGCTGGCACGCATGGGCGCCGGCGCGGACGTGACCTCCGGCGGCGAACTAGCGACGGCGCTCGCCGCCGGCATTCCCGCCGAACGAATCGTCTTTTCCGGCGTCGGCAAGTCATCGGAGGAAATGCGCCAGGCGCTGCGCGCCGGCGTCCTGCAACTCAATGTCGAATCCGAGGCCGAGCTGGAGAGCCTCGATGCGATCGCGCGCTCGCTGGGCGTTCGCGCCCCGGTGGCCCTGCGGGTCAATCCCGATGTCGACGCGCATACCCACGATAAGATCTCGACCGGCCGTCAGGAGGACAAGTTCGGCATCGAATGGACGGCCGCCCACCGGATCTACGCGCGGGCGTCGGCCCTGCCGGGACTTGACGTCGTCGGAGTTGCCGTGCACATCGGCTCGCAATTGACCGATACTGGCCCCTTCCGCGAGGCGTTCGCGCGCGTGCGCGATCTCGTCGCCATGCTGCGCGCCGACGGTCTTTCGATCCGCACCCTCGATCTCGGCGGTGGCCTGGGCGTGCCCTACGGCAACGAGGGCCTCGACGTGCCCGAGCCGCGCGCGTATGCGCAAGCGGTGGCCGAAACCGTTGGTGACCTCGGCTGCCGACTGATTTTCGAGCCGGGACGGATGATCGTCGGCAATGCCGGCGTGCTCGTCACCCGGGTATTGCGCGTTAAGGAAGGCGCGATGCGCACGTTCGTCATCGTCGATGCCGGCATGAATGACCTGATGCGCCCCGCCCTCTATGATGCCTGGCACGCGATCGTGCCTGTGCGCGCGCCGGCTGAGGATACACCGCTGCGCACGGTCGACATCGTCGGGCCGGTGTGCGAGACCAGCGACACCTTCGGCACCGGCCGGCTGCTTGCGGCGGTGTCCGCCGGCGACCTGCTGGCGATCAGGACCGCCGGGGCATACGGGCGCTCCATGGCCTCAGCCTACAACGCCCGTCCCCTTGCTCCTGAGATCCTCGTCCATGGGCGGCGATGGGCGGTGGTGAACGAGCGCGTGACCGTCGAACAGATGCTCGCCCGCCAGCATCTGCCCTCCTGGCTCACCGCTGGGCCAGACACCCGACGTGACAAGACGGATGATCTGGCCATGGAACCTGCGGCTGTCGCGGCCGGCCGCTCGCGGTGA
- a CDS encoding glycosyltransferase family 4 protein: MRVLFVHQNFPAQYLHLAPALVARGDEVTALAIENQKPIPGVRILHYKPKRSSSTNIHPWVGDVETKVIRGEAAAQAATELRARGFSPDVICAHPGWGEALFLKDVFPQARLLSFIEFYYKAEGADFAFDPEFSEDEVTGRCRLRMKNANSLLNLDAADWCVTPTEWQRSTVPARYRERMTVIHDGIDTARVRPSATAVVRLAKSGIELRPGDEVITFVNRNLEPYRGFHIFMRALPEILRRRPNAIVLIVGGDEVSYGRRLGEGETWRQKMMAEVGDRIDHERVRFVGRIPYADFVSMLQVSAAHVYLTYPFVLSWSLLEAMAAGCLVIGSATPPVEEVIRDGENGLLVDFFSTADLAAAVDRALSHPDRMADVRARARQTVIDRYDLQTYCLPRHVALVDALAAGRTPFDLDAEITTGASRLTAGATAQPAALGD; this comes from the coding sequence ATGCGGGTGCTTTTCGTCCACCAGAATTTCCCGGCCCAATACCTGCATCTGGCGCCGGCGCTGGTCGCGCGCGGCGACGAGGTCACGGCGCTCGCGATCGAGAATCAAAAGCCAATTCCGGGCGTTCGAATTCTCCACTACAAGCCGAAGCGCAGTTCGAGCACCAACATCCACCCCTGGGTGGGCGACGTCGAGACCAAGGTCATCCGCGGCGAAGCGGCGGCGCAGGCGGCGACGGAGCTGCGCGCCCGCGGCTTTTCACCCGACGTGATCTGTGCTCATCCCGGCTGGGGCGAGGCGTTGTTCCTCAAGGATGTCTTCCCGCAGGCCCGGCTGCTGTCGTTCATCGAGTTCTATTACAAGGCGGAGGGAGCCGACTTCGCCTTCGATCCGGAATTCAGCGAGGACGAGGTGACCGGCCGCTGCCGCTTGCGCATGAAGAACGCCAACTCCCTGCTCAACCTCGATGCCGCCGACTGGTGCGTCACGCCGACCGAATGGCAGCGCTCGACGGTGCCGGCGCGCTATCGCGAGCGGATGACGGTCATTCACGACGGTATCGATACCGCGCGGGTCAGGCCCAGCGCGACCGCGGTCGTCCGCCTGGCCAAGAGCGGCATCGAGCTGCGACCGGGGGATGAGGTCATTACCTTCGTCAACCGCAACCTCGAGCCTTATCGCGGCTTTCATATCTTCATGCGGGCGCTGCCGGAGATCCTGCGCCGCCGGCCGAACGCGATCGTGCTCATCGTCGGCGGCGACGAGGTCAGCTACGGTCGCCGGCTGGGCGAAGGCGAGACCTGGCGGCAGAAAATGATGGCCGAGGTGGGCGATCGCATCGACCATGAGCGCGTGCGCTTCGTCGGGCGCATTCCTTATGCCGACTTCGTCTCGATGCTGCAGGTCTCGGCGGCGCACGTCTATCTCACCTACCCCTTCGTCCTGTCCTGGTCGCTGCTGGAAGCGATGGCGGCCGGCTGTCTCGTCATCGGCTCGGCGACGCCCCCGGTTGAAGAGGTGATCCGCGACGGCGAAAACGGACTCCTCGTCGATTTCTTTTCGACCGCCGATCTGGCTGCCGCCGTCGATCGGGCACTGTCGCACCCCGATCGTATGGCGGATGTGCGGGCGCGGGCGCGGCAAACGGTGATCGATCGCTACGACCTGCAGACATACTGCCTGCCGCGACACGTCGCGCTGGTCGATGCGCTCGCTGCCGGCCGCACGCCGTTCGACCTCGACGCCGAGATCACCACCGGAGCCAGCAGGCTCACGGCCGGCGCGACGGCGCAGCCGGCCGCTCTCGGTGACTGA
- a CDS encoding bifunctional acetate--CoA ligase family protein/GNAT family N-acetyltransferase, which translates to MSVVNLDRLFRPESIALFGLDQGPHSVGRVVATNLFRCGFDGPVMPVHPSDMAVQGVLAYASVADLPLTPDLAVIASPPEDIPPLITALGERGTRAAVVLSHAFEAAGTAEGASCRRRMLDAARPFDLRIAGPACLGIIVPARGLDASYAHARAAKGDLAFISQSGSLMTVMLDWAAARGVGFSLLASLGDMSDVDFGDMLDYLAFDGGTRAILLCIDSIANPRRFLSAARSAARLKPVIVFDVARLDVGRERRRSGARRPTRGEVNDAAFRRAGILPVDSLADLIAAAGTLGTGIRMANDRIAIIANGHGIGDVTANMVLQENGRLAELSRPTLDALDRILPARWGRRNPVNLFNDATAERYRDALGPLLADPGVDAILTVVTPTAIGDTIDAAYSIADRMVRERKPLVAVWAEESSLDDARRLFATRRLPLHDAPGPAVAALMQLVRYRRSQDMLMETPASLPEQFGRDAGRVRAVVSAALKEGREWLSEPEAKEVLAAYDLPVARAVTAATPEDAVSAAKDLGFPVSLRLQAPGETGAAVRGRDGLGDLETPEAVAVAARQTEARFRRAYVDRWFPGFTVRAQPKTIQQHELRMGMFVDADFGPVIIFGPGGDIAQVIRERALALPPLNLNLAYDLIAEAQACALLQGYGERPAADIEDIGLALVKLSQLVVEIAEIVEIDINPMLAGGDGVVVVAARIRIAATGRPADARLAIRPYPKDVEKMVFDRGGRQLLLRAIRPEDEPALRAFVRSLSPEDRRLRFFSQVKELDHRLAARMTQIDYDREMALVLFDETAEVPEMLGVMRITADPDETRAEYAGAVRSDLKGTGLGRLLMEEIIAYCRKRGISEIWGDVLAENAPMLGLVRKLGFVIRSDPEDRTVRIVSKSLD; encoded by the coding sequence TTGTCCGTCGTTAATCTCGATCGGCTGTTCCGGCCGGAATCGATCGCTCTCTTCGGTCTCGACCAAGGTCCGCATTCGGTCGGTCGTGTCGTGGCGACGAACCTTTTTCGGTGTGGCTTCGATGGACCGGTCATGCCGGTACACCCGTCGGATATGGCGGTCCAGGGGGTTCTTGCCTACGCATCCGTCGCCGATCTGCCACTGACGCCCGATCTTGCCGTCATCGCCAGCCCGCCGGAAGACATCCCGCCGTTGATCACCGCCCTGGGGGAGCGTGGTACCCGTGCCGCCGTGGTCCTGTCGCATGCCTTCGAAGCCGCCGGTACCGCTGAAGGGGCCTCGTGCCGGCGAAGGATGCTCGATGCCGCCCGGCCGTTTGACCTGCGGATCGCCGGTCCGGCCTGTCTTGGCATCATCGTTCCCGCGCGCGGTCTCGATGCCAGCTACGCTCATGCGCGCGCCGCGAAGGGTGACCTTGCCTTTATCAGCCAGTCGGGCTCGCTGATGACCGTGATGCTCGACTGGGCGGCGGCGCGTGGTGTCGGATTCTCATTGCTGGCATCGCTCGGGGATATGAGCGATGTCGACTTCGGCGACATGCTCGATTACCTGGCGTTCGACGGCGGCACACGGGCCATTCTCCTGTGCATCGATAGCATTGCCAATCCGAGGCGGTTCTTATCGGCGGCGCGATCGGCCGCCCGCCTGAAACCGGTGATCGTTTTCGATGTCGCCCGACTGGATGTCGGCCGAGAACGCAGGCGCTCGGGTGCGCGCCGGCCCACCCGAGGCGAGGTCAACGACGCTGCCTTTCGCCGCGCCGGCATCCTTCCGGTGGATAGCCTCGCTGATCTGATCGCCGCTGCCGGAACGCTGGGCACCGGCATTCGCATGGCCAATGATCGCATCGCCATCATCGCCAACGGTCACGGCATTGGCGATGTCACTGCCAACATGGTGCTGCAGGAGAATGGCCGGCTTGCCGAGCTCAGCCGGCCGACGCTCGATGCGCTTGACCGGATTCTGCCGGCGCGATGGGGGCGGCGCAACCCGGTCAACCTGTTCAATGATGCCACTGCCGAACGCTATCGTGACGCTCTGGGTCCGCTGCTCGCCGATCCGGGGGTCGATGCGATCCTTACGGTGGTTACGCCAACGGCGATCGGCGATACGATCGATGCGGCGTACTCCATCGCCGATCGGATGGTGCGTGAACGCAAGCCGCTTGTTGCCGTCTGGGCCGAGGAAAGCAGCCTTGACGACGCGCGCCGGCTGTTCGCCACGCGCCGCCTGCCGCTGCATGACGCGCCGGGGCCGGCGGTCGCTGCGCTGATGCAGCTGGTTCGCTATCGTCGCAGCCAGGACATGTTGATGGAGACCCCCGCATCGTTGCCGGAACAGTTCGGCCGGGATGCGGGACGCGTGCGCGCGGTCGTTTCGGCGGCGCTCAAGGAAGGCCGGGAATGGCTGAGCGAGCCGGAGGCGAAGGAGGTTCTGGCCGCCTACGACCTGCCGGTCGCCCGCGCCGTGACGGCGGCAACGCCGGAAGACGCGGTTAGCGCCGCCAAAGACCTCGGTTTTCCGGTTTCGTTGCGGCTTCAGGCGCCAGGCGAGACCGGGGCCGCCGTGCGCGGACGCGATGGCCTGGGTGATCTGGAAACGCCCGAGGCGGTCGCCGTGGCCGCCCGGCAGACGGAGGCGCGCTTTCGCCGGGCATACGTCGACCGATGGTTTCCCGGCTTTACCGTGCGTGCGCAGCCTAAGACGATCCAGCAGCATGAGTTGCGCATGGGCATGTTCGTCGACGCCGACTTCGGTCCGGTCATCATCTTCGGCCCGGGCGGCGATATTGCTCAGGTGATTCGCGAGCGTGCCCTGGCGCTGCCGCCGCTCAATCTCAATCTTGCCTACGACTTGATCGCCGAGGCGCAAGCGTGCGCGTTGCTGCAGGGATACGGTGAACGGCCCGCCGCCGATATCGAGGACATCGGTCTTGCGCTGGTCAAGCTCTCACAACTTGTCGTAGAGATTGCCGAGATCGTCGAGATCGATATCAACCCGATGCTGGCTGGCGGCGACGGTGTCGTCGTCGTCGCCGCCCGCATTCGCATCGCCGCCACCGGCCGGCCGGCGGATGCGCGGCTGGCGATCCGCCCCTACCCGAAGGATGTGGAGAAGATGGTGTTCGATCGCGGGGGGCGCCAGCTGCTCCTGCGCGCCATCCGTCCCGAGGATGAGCCCGCACTGCGCGCGTTCGTTCGTAGCTTATCGCCGGAAGATCGCCGCCTGCGATTCTTCTCTCAGGTCAAGGAACTCGACCATCGCTTGGCGGCGCGCATGACGCAGATCGACTACGACCGGGAAATGGCGCTGGTGCTGTTTGACGAAACGGCCGAAGTGCCGGAGATGCTAGGAGTCATGCGTATTACCGCCGATCCGGACGAAACGCGCGCTGAATATGCCGGCGCCGTCCGCTCCGATCTCAAGGGAACCGGCCTTGGCCGGTTGCTGATGGAGGAGATCATCGCCTATTGCCGCAAACGGGGCATTTCAGAGATTTGGGGTGACGTCCTGGCGGAAAATGCGCCAATGCTGGGGCTGGTCCGCAAACTCGGATTCGTGATTAGGAGCGATCCGGAAGACCGTACCGTGCGTATCGTCTCCAAGTCGCTCGATTAA
- a CDS encoding TIGR02302 family protein has product MSASAGKPPEGSAGKPPEPALQGVPARRYRILLALAGAAVVWERLWPRLWPTACVLGAFVGLALLDVLPSLADWLHTGILAVFTAAFVTAIAWAWPAMRRAGHPVARARLERDSGLADRPLQALEDGLAAGRADPLARALWLRHQHRMARRIGTLSVHPPQSDIARHEPWGVRAGVVLLLAIGVASGHGDAGARLLRALDPGRAAGDRASLVELWITPPAYTGGVPMFLSSAPSSPTASGSAAAAPDDPASAGPSPLRVPAGSAVLARASGIGSAPTLMAGEAAVPFTTLAGKASGLQAWSAETTLTVGTRLAVRDGWRTIANWPINVIPDAVPVITFAAPPAPAGNGLLGLAYKAHDDYGVNDVTAVIDDAEVPAADAEPGKAPAAGAAPGDVLRVPLPVPAPSAIEVSGSSIQDLAASPMAGQAVRIHLEATDAKGQVGRSDETTLMLPERTFSHPVARALAGLRKQLFTPSPAIRSAARQELSTIAAVPAAFAGDTTVSLTLAVAAARLHYDESAAAVPQVRDLLWETALRIEQGGVPVAERRLDAARQRLNEALQRNAPSAEIDRLMDELHQALDQYLAAAAAELARRDEKPAPLDPQQSLLHAQDLTDMLESARQLARTGGREAAMRMLAEMQHALDALRSGLRQAPNPDIATAHALMQSLRDLAARQQSLLDETFRRLRASEPSPTNAERNGADAARLGTDRRAPAPNGANGMPSPQKGANKGANSGTGKGDSRDQQALRSDLGALMLNMDEFLGEIPPPLGDADRAMRGAIEALDKRHPTDALNQQSRAADALSRAMDAASEAMAQRIGGMIGVAGPGSDSGGEQDIFGRPPDGRRGLATGTLDIPERSETHRAQQILGELRRRAAERSRPQSELDYIDRLLKQF; this is encoded by the coding sequence GTGAGCGCCTCGGCGGGCAAGCCTCCTGAAGGGTCTGCCGGCAAGCCGCCGGAACCGGCGCTCCAGGGCGTGCCCGCCCGGCGCTATCGAATTCTCCTGGCGCTTGCCGGCGCCGCCGTCGTCTGGGAGCGATTGTGGCCGCGGCTATGGCCGACCGCCTGCGTGCTCGGCGCTTTCGTCGGACTGGCGCTGCTCGACGTTCTGCCCTCGCTTGCCGATTGGCTGCACACCGGAATTCTCGCCGTCTTCACCGCGGCGTTCGTGACCGCGATCGCCTGGGCTTGGCCGGCGATGCGCCGGGCCGGACATCCGGTGGCACGGGCCCGTCTGGAACGAGACAGCGGCCTTGCCGATCGTCCGCTACAAGCGCTTGAGGACGGCCTAGCCGCCGGGCGCGCCGACCCGCTGGCACGGGCGCTATGGCTCCGCCATCAGCACCGCATGGCGCGCAGGATCGGAACCCTGAGCGTGCACCCGCCCCAATCCGATATCGCCCGCCATGAGCCCTGGGGCGTGCGCGCCGGCGTCGTCCTGCTGCTGGCAATCGGCGTTGCCTCCGGCCACGGCGATGCGGGCGCACGCTTGTTGCGCGCCCTCGATCCCGGGCGTGCCGCCGGGGACCGTGCGTCGCTCGTCGAGCTGTGGATCACGCCGCCTGCCTATACCGGCGGCGTGCCGATGTTCCTATCCTCCGCCCCCTCCTCCCCCACTGCCAGTGGTAGCGCTGCGGCAGCACCCGACGACCCCGCCTCGGCCGGGCCTTCGCCGTTGCGGGTTCCCGCGGGCAGCGCCGTGCTGGCGCGCGCGTCTGGTATCGGCTCGGCTCCGACGCTGATGGCGGGCGAGGCCGCGGTGCCGTTTACCACGCTTGCGGGTAAAGCATCCGGGTTGCAGGCATGGAGTGCCGAGACCACGCTCACCGTCGGTACGCGCCTTGCCGTGCGCGACGGCTGGCGGACGATTGCCAACTGGCCGATTAACGTCATTCCCGATGCCGTGCCTGTGATCACCTTCGCCGCCCCGCCCGCGCCAGCCGGCAACGGTCTGCTCGGGCTCGCCTATAAGGCGCACGACGATTACGGCGTCAATGACGTAACGGCGGTGATCGACGATGCCGAAGTGCCCGCCGCCGACGCGGAGCCCGGCAAGGCGCCCGCTGCCGGCGCGGCGCCCGGTGATGTCCTGCGCGTGCCGCTGCCCGTGCCGGCCCCGTCGGCAATCGAGGTCAGCGGCAGCTCCATCCAGGATCTCGCCGCCAGTCCGATGGCGGGACAGGCGGTGCGCATACACCTGGAAGCAACGGACGCCAAGGGACAGGTCGGTCGCAGCGACGAGACGACCTTGATGCTGCCGGAACGCACGTTCTCGCATCCCGTTGCCCGTGCCCTCGCCGGCCTGCGCAAGCAGCTGTTCACCCCCTCGCCCGCTATTCGAAGCGCGGCGCGCCAGGAGCTCTCCACCATCGCTGCGGTACCAGCGGCGTTCGCCGGCGATACGACCGTATCGCTGACGCTTGCCGTCGCCGCCGCGCGGCTTCACTACGACGAGAGTGCCGCAGCGGTGCCGCAGGTGCGCGATCTGCTGTGGGAAACGGCGCTTCGCATCGAACAGGGCGGTGTGCCGGTTGCTGAACGCCGGCTCGACGCAGCCCGCCAGCGACTGAACGAAGCGCTGCAGCGCAACGCGCCTTCGGCAGAGATTGACCGGCTGATGGACGAATTGCATCAAGCGCTCGATCAGTATCTTGCCGCCGCCGCGGCGGAACTCGCCCGCCGTGACGAGAAGCCCGCACCGCTCGATCCGCAGCAGTCATTGCTGCACGCGCAGGACCTTACCGACATGCTGGAAAGCGCGCGCCAACTCGCCCGGACCGGCGGTCGCGAGGCGGCGATGCGAATGCTCGCCGAGATGCAGCATGCGCTTGATGCCCTGCGGTCTGGCCTGCGTCAGGCCCCGAATCCGGACATCGCCACCGCACATGCCTTGATGCAATCGCTCCGCGACCTTGCCGCGCGCCAGCAGTCGCTGCTCGATGAAACCTTCAGGCGGCTGCGCGCCAGCGAGCCATCCCCGACCAATGCCGAGCGCAACGGCGCGGACGCCGCGAGGCTAGGCACGGATCGCCGGGCACCAGCGCCGAACGGTGCGAACGGCATGCCATCACCGCAGAAAGGCGCGAATAAAGGTGCGAACAGCGGCACCGGCAAGGGCGATTCACGTGACCAGCAGGCACTTCGCAGCGATCTGGGTGCGCTGATGCTGAACATGGATGAGTTTCTGGGCGAGATCCCGCCTCCGCTCGGCGACGCTGACAGGGCAATGCGCGGCGCCATCGAGGCGCTCGACAAGCGTCACCCCACAGATGCCCTTAACCAGCAGAGCCGGGCGGCGGACGCGCTGTCCCGGGCGATGGACGCGGCGAGTGAGGCGATGGCCCAGCGTATCGGTGGGATGATCGGGGTGGCGGGCCCCGGGAGCGACAGTGGGGGTGAGCAGGACATCTTCGGTCGCCCGCCCGATGGCCGCCGGGGCCTTGCAACCGGCACGCTCGATATTCCCGAGCGCTCTGAAACGCACCGGGCGCAACAGATCCTCGGCGAACTACGCCGCCGTGCCGCCGAACGCTCCCGCCCGCAGTCCGAACTCGACTATATCGATCGCCTGCTCAAGCAGTTCTGA